In the Nicotiana tabacum cultivar K326 chromosome 16, ASM71507v2, whole genome shotgun sequence genome, one interval contains:
- the LOC107776996 gene encoding premnaspirodiene oxygenase has protein sequence MESVFLEEFSPLKLIKISIFPFIILIFLQLWSLKKKTKLPPGPTKLPFIGNLNQLMTPTPHKKLRDLALKYGPLMYLKLGMVPTIVVSSADAAEKILKTNDLAFAGRPKLVAPKILGYNYSDIAFAPYGTYWRQLRKICILELLSSKRVNSFASARRGELNLFLQSIASSCGGKPINLAEMLFALNHDITTRITFGCKADDQIRFRAATKEGTVLVSGFQIGDFFPSLSFVALVTGMTSRIQKIFVEMDGIINKIIDEHTERNKRIKPEHEDLLDVLLRIMENEELEVPLTIDNIKSILLEMVVAGSENASNSVEWAMTEMIKNPKVLTKAQEEVRNVVKGKPTVEENDLHNLSYIKMVIKETLRFHPPVPLLLPKESLENCTVDDYEIPANTRVFINYWAISRDPKSWENPDIFEPERFKNVAVDFKGHDFEFIPFGAGRRICPGISFGMLNLELSLAAMLYHFDWKLPQEMKPQDVDMKETFGMTLFKTSSLHLVPTLHFPVPS, from the exons ATGGAATCAGTTTTTCTTGAAGAATTTAGTCCATTGAAACTAATCAAAATCTCCATATTCCCCTTTATAATCCTCATCTTCTTACAACTCTGGAGTTTGAAGAAAAAAACCAAACTTCCTCCTGGTCCAACAAAATTACCTTTCATTGGCAATTTAAACCAATTAATGACCCCAACACCCCACAAAAAATTAAGGGATTTGGCCTTAAAATATGGTCCTTTAATGTACCTAAAACTTGGTATGGTGCCAACAATTGTTGTATCATCTGCTGATGCTGCTGAGAAAATCTTGAAAACTAATGATCTTGCCTTTGCAGGCCGGCCTAAATTAGTCGCGCCAAAGATCTTGGGCTACAATTATTCCGATATTGCATTTGCACCTTATGGTACATATTGGAGACAACTAAGAAAAATTTGCATCCTTGAGCTTCTTAGCTCAAAAAGAGTCAATTCCTTCGCGTCTGCTAGACGCGGGGAGTTGAATCTGTTTCTTCAATCTATCGCGTCTTCTTGTGGTGGAAAACCTATTAACTTGGCTGAAATGTTGTTTGCTTTAAACCATGATATAACTACAAGAATCACATTTGGATGTAAAGCTGATGATCAAATAAGATTCAGGGCTGCAACTAAAGAAGGAACAGTATTAGTAAGTGGATTTCAGATTGGTGATTTCTTTCCTTCTCTGTCATTTGTTGCTCTTGTCACAGGCATGACATCGAGGATACAGAAGATTTTCGTTGAGATGGATGGAATAATTAACAAAATCATCGACGAGCATActgaaagaaacaaaagaatcaAGCCGGAGCATGAGGATTTACTTGATGTTCTGCTTAGGATTATGGAAaatgaagaacttgaagttcctTTGACTATTGACAACATCAAGTCTATTTTACTG GAGATGGTTGTAGCTGGAAGTGAAAATGCTTCAAATTCAGTAGAGTGGGCAATGACAGAGATGATCAAGAATCCAAAAGTACTAACTAAAGCACAAGAAGAAGTCAGAAATGTAGTAAAAGGGAAGCCAACAGTAGAAGAGAATGATCTACACAATCTAAGTTACATCAAAATGGTGATCAAGGAAACACTAAGATTTCATCCTCCTGTGCCCCTTTTGCTACCAAAAGAGTCGCTGGAAAATTGCACGGTCGACGACTATGAAATTCCAGCAAATACTAGAGTTTTTATCAACTATTGGGCAATCTCTAGGGATCCCAAAAGTTGGGAAAATCCTGATATATTTGAGCCTGAAAGGTTTAAGAATGTAGCAGTGGATTTTAAAGGTCATGATTTTGAGTTTATTCCATTTGGCGCTGGAAGAAGGATTTGTCCTGGAATTTCCTTTGGGATGTTGAACTTGGAACTTTCATTAGCAGCTATGCTTTATCACTTTGATTGGAAGCTACCTCAAGAAATGAAACCACAAGATGTTGATATGAAAGAAACATTTGGAATGACTCTTTTCAAGACTTCAAGTTTGCATCTTGTTCCTACTCTTCATTTCCCTGTACCATCCTAA
- the LOC107776997 gene encoding two pore potassium channel a-like: MDKGDVEQPLLRSHVNSLIRFSDINSFKRRRTQSSSSTGNISHIPQKNNEELFHSSEFIATERFRLRSVLLFLSVYIGIGAICFFIIRDQIEGKKTNGILDAIYLCIVTMTTVGYGDLVPKSILAKLLACIFVFTGMALVGFVLSKAADSFLERQQILFLKAINMRKNYSNSNEVLQEVETNIEKYKFLSALALLVMFTILGTIFLNQVEDLSLFDAFYCVCATITTLGYGDKSFSTKWGRLFASFWILLSTICLGQLFYSLAELYTEQRRKSMFRWVLTRELTNSDLQAADLDHDSEVSAAEFIVYKLKELGKITEEDISVVMESFKMLDVDHSGTLTEKDIALLHSSRSKI; the protein is encoded by the exons ATGGATAAAGGTGATGTTGAACAACCTCTACTACGAAGCCATGTAAATTCTTTGATTCGTTTTAGTGATATAAACTCTTTCAAGAGAAGGCGAACACAATCGAGCAGCAGTACTGGTAATATCAGTCATATACCACAGAAAAATAATGAGGAACTGTTTCATTCCTCTGAGTTCATTGCAACAGAGAGATTTAGACTCAGGTCTGTGCTCTTGTTTTTGTCTGTCTATATAGGAATCGGAGCGATTTGCTTCTTCATAATCAGGGATCAAATCGAAGGAAAAAAGACTAATGGAATTCTTGATGCAATATACTTGTGTATTGTTACAATGACTACTGTTGGATATGGTGATCTTGTACCTAAAAGCATCTTAGCTAAGCTACTCGCGTGTATTTTCGTCTTCACGGGCATGGCTCTTGTTGGATTTGTTCTAAGTAAAGCAGCAGATAGTTTTCTTGAGAGGCAGCAAATCTTGTTTCTCAAAGCCATAAACATGAGGAAAAATTATAGCAATTCAAATGAGGTGTTACAAGAGGTTGAAACGAACATCGAAAAGTACAAGTTTTTAAGTGCATTGGCACTTCTTGTGATGTTTACTATACTTGGAACAATTTTTTTAAATCAAGTTGAGGATCTGAGTTTATTTGATGCTTTTTATTGTGTTTGTGCTACCATTACTACTCTGGGATATGGCGATAAGAGCTTTTCGACAAAATGGGGGCGTTTGTTCGCGTCTTTCTGGATACTGTTGAGCACGATTTGTTTGGGTCAGTTGTTTTACTCCCTTGCTGAATTATACACAGAACAAAGGCGAAAATCTATGTTCAGATGGGTTCTAACTCGAGAGTTGACAAATTCAGACCTGCAGGCAGCAGATCTTGATCATGACAGTGAAGTCAG tGCTGCAGAATTTATTGTCTATAAACTTAAAGAGTTGGGGAAGATAACTGAGGAAGATATCTCTGTAGTAATGGAGAGCTTCAAAATGCTTGATGTTGATCATTCTGGCACATTGACTGAAAAAGATATTGCATTATTACACTCGTCTCGATCGAAAATCTGA